The Xanthomonas rydalmerensis genomic interval CGTCCTCGGGGTGCTGCCTGGCATCGTCGGCCTGCTGCAGGCCAACGAGGTCTTGAAGCTGTTGCTCAACATCGGTGAGCCGCTGCGCGGCCGCCTGCTGCACTTCGACGCGCTGGCGATGCGCTTCCGCGAAACCCGCCTATCTGCCGATCCGCAGTGTCCGCTGTGTGCGCCGGAGCGGCCGTTTCCTGGCTATATCGACTATGCGCAGTTCTGTGGTGCTGAGGGTTAGCTGCCACTAGGTGTCGCTGTTCGCGGCGGCGGACGTACCCTCATCCGCCCCTTCGGGGCACCTTCTCCCGGTGGGGGAAGGGAAGCGGGTCTAGGTGGCTGAAGCAGTGCCGTGCACGCTTTAAGCCCCTCTCCCCCCGGGAGAGGGGTTGGGGTGAGGGTACGGCGCGAAGCGCACTCGTGGTGCCAGCCTGCAGTAGGTGTCGCTGTGCGCGGCGGCACCCGCACTCTCATCCGCCCCTTCGGGGCACCTTCTCCCGGTGGGAGAAGGGGAGGCGCGGTTTCGATGGCTGAAGCAGTGCCGTGCACGCTTTAAGCCCCTCTCCCTCCGGGAGAGGGGTTGGGGTGAGGGTACGGCGCGAAGCGCACTCGTGGTGCCAGCCTGCAGTAGGTGTCGCTGTGCGCGGCGGCACCCGCACCCTCATCCGCCCCTTAGGGACACCTTCTCCCGGTGGGAGAAGGGAGGCGCGGTCTCGATGGCTGAAGCGGCGTCGCGACGCTTAAGCCCCTCTCCCTCCGGGAGAGGGGTTGGGGTGAGGGTAGGGCGCGCAGCGCCTCGCGATGCCAAGCCACACTAGCGTCGCTGTGCGCGACGGCACCCGCACCCTCATCCGCCCCTGCGGGGCACCTTCTCCCGGTGGGAGAAGGGAAGCGAGGTCTCGATGGCTGAAGCAGCGCTGTGCATGCTCAAGCCCCTCTCCCCACGGGAGAGGGGTTGGGGGTGAGGGTACGGCGCGAAGCGCACTCGTGGTGCCAGCCTGCAGTAGGTGTCGCTGTGCGCGGCGGCACCCGCACCCTCATCCGCCCCTTAGGGACACCTTCTCCCGGTGGGAGAAGGGAAACAGGTTCCTGGTGGGAAAAGGAAGGTGTGCTCTGCGCGTTGATCGCACGATCGACATTGGCCGGCAATCGACCGCCTGCATGTCTCAGGCGACGCGTGGTGCGCGCAGCACGCAGTGCGCCGCGTCTCATGTCGCATCCCGCTCCATAGGGATGCTCCGGCGGTGTGCGTAGAATCAGCGCATGACAAGTCCAGCCGACAGCAGCGAATTGATCAAGGTGGTGGCGCTGCTCGGCGCGGCCGTGGTGGCGGTTCCCGTGTTCCGCCGGCTTGGCCTGGGCTCGGTGCTCGGCTATCTTGCTGCCGGTCTTGCGATCGGGCCGTTCGGCCTGGGCTGGTTTTCCGATCCGCAGGCGATCCTGCACGTCGCCGAACTGGGCGTGGTCATGTTCCTGTTCGTGATCGGCCTGGAAATGCGGCCCTCGCACCTGTGGAGCCTGCGCAAGCAGATCTTCGGTCTGGGCACTGCGCAGATCATCGTCTGCGCCAGCGTGCTGACCGGCGTCGGCCTGGCCTTCGGCTTCCCGCTGCCGGTGGCCTTCATCGCCGCCTCCGGCTTCGTGCTGACCTCCACCGCGGTGGTGATGCAGCTGCTCGGCGAGCGCGGCGACATCGCCTTGCCGGCCGGGCAGAAGATCGTCGCGATCCTGCTGTTCGAGGACCTGTTGATCGTGCCACTGCTGGCCGTGGTGGCGTGGATGGCGCCGGTGCCGGCGGATGCGTCGGCACCGTCGCGCTGGATCGGCATCGGTGTCGGCGCCGCGGCGATCGTCGGCCTGCTGGCGGCCGGGCGCTGGCTGCTGAACCCGCTGTTCCGGCTGCTGGCCGCGGCCAAGGCGCGCGAGGTGATGACCGCGGCGGCCTTGCTGGTGGTGCTGGGCGCCGCGCTGCTGATGCAACTCGGCGGGCTGTCGATGGCGATGGGCGCGTTCCTGGCCGGCGTACTGCTGTCCGAATCGACCTTCCGCCACCAGATCGAAGCCGACATCGAACCGTTCCGCGGCATCCTGCTGGGGCTGTTCTTCCTCGGTGTCGGCATGGCGCTGAACCTGGCGGTGGTGGCCGCCAACTGGACGCTGATCCTCAGCGGCGTGCTCGCCTTCATGGCCGCCAAGGCCGCGTGCATCTACCTGGTCGCGCGGCTCACCGGCAGCGGCCACGCGCAGGCGCTGGATCGTGGCGTGCTGATGGCGCAGGGCGGCGAGTTCGCCTTCGTGCTGTTTGCCGCCGCCAGCGGCGCCGGCGTCATCGATGCGCAGATCA includes:
- a CDS encoding monovalent cation:proton antiporter-2 (CPA2) family protein — translated: MTSPADSSELIKVVALLGAAVVAVPVFRRLGLGSVLGYLAAGLAIGPFGLGWFSDPQAILHVAELGVVMFLFVIGLEMRPSHLWSLRKQIFGLGTAQIIVCASVLTGVGLAFGFPLPVAFIAASGFVLTSTAVVMQLLGERGDIALPAGQKIVAILLFEDLLIVPLLAVVAWMAPVPADASAPSRWIGIGVGAAAIVGLLAAGRWLLNPLFRLLAAAKAREVMTAAALLVVLGAALLMQLGGLSMAMGAFLAGVLLSESTFRHQIEADIEPFRGILLGLFFLGVGMALNLAVVAANWTLILSGVLAFMAAKAACIYLVARLTGSGHAQALDRGVLMAQGGEFAFVLFAAASGAGVIDAQINANLTAIVVLSMALTPLFVLLYRRWAPVEVPSMEGVDAADGLTGSVLIIGFGRFGQVASQSLLARDVDVTIIDNDIEMIQSAAKFGFKIYYGDGTRLDVLHASGAHRARAIAVCVDNREAANRIVELATHEFPHAKLLVRSYDREHALELIAAGVDYHIRETFESAVEFGQAALVELGMDESEARSIAREIRRRDAERLELEVAAGDVRAGRGLMYGNITPVVPTPTPFTPPRRESRTLNPEGVPVEAGEQRRGD